The nucleotide window GTGCACCCATATTGACCCCCACGATTATCTGGCGTATTGTGATCGTCAGCCTGATCATTCTGGCGGGTGCATTTGGCCTGTTTGAGTATGAGATCATGCGCGGAGCTTCGATTGAACAAGCCCGCACAGTAGCTGTGAATGTTGTGATATTTGTCGAAATTCTATATTTATTCAATGCCCGGTCGCTAACGCGTTCCCCATTTCAACTGGGTTTCTTCTCGAATCCATGGGCTATTGGCGGAGCAATCTTGATGGTTTTGTTGCAGATGCTTTTCACCTATGCACCGTTTATGAACACCTTGTTTGGCAGTGCCAGCATCCCCTGGTGGTTATGGTTAGATGTCTTGGGGGTGAGTCTGGCGGCATTTGTTATTATCGAGATTGAGAAGTGGATACGACGGAAACTAGCTCGATAAGCACTTCATTCTCACTGGAAAGAGTTCTAATTGGTTGCTACGATTTAAATATATTTTCATGCATGCGATAAGCCAAGCAAAATTGATACTCAGTTGGCTGTCGCATTCTCTAAAATAAGGCTTAAAAAGTACATGGATATCAAATATCAACCCATAGGTATTATTCATAGCCCGTTTGATAGCTTGGAAGATATGCCAATCCAACCTACGAGTGACATAAGCGGATCAGGAACCGTCGAAATATTTCCCCAATTTATTGATGGCTTGAAGGATTTGGAAGGCTTCTCCCATGTCTATCTACTGTATCACTTCCACGAGATACACCAATCCCGCCTGATTGTGACTCCCTTCCTCGATAAGGAGCCGAGGGGTATCTTTGCCACCCGCGCCCCCAGCCGTCCAAATCCAATCGGTCTCTCCTTAGTTAATCTTATTCGCCTTGAAAACAACCTCATCTATGTTGACCGATTGGATGTGCTAAATGAAACCCCTCTTCTGGATATCAAGCCCTATGTACCAAATTTTGAGCACATCCAAAACATCCGGATAGGATGGCTTGACCGGGTAAAAAGACAGGTAAAAACCCAAAAATCAGACACGCGCTTTAAATGAAAACTCTCTATCCGATAGTTATTGTACCTGTAATATCTTCCCGTTCCGTGCACAGGTATACAACCATACTTCCTTCTCAGGGTTATTCGCCATGAGATTCACGTCTCTTAAATTCATCTTGAGAAAATTTGCCAACCTTTAGCAATTTTGGAATCTCCCTCATGTTCACTACTGGCAATATTGTCGGTAACGGACTAAACCCTGCACGCTTCCAGTAAGTCAAAGCAGGTGAGTTGTTAGTTGTGCAAATGACAAGTATCGTTCAGAGACACAAGCACAAAATCGCCCATTTCGGCCTCGAAGACGTTGATGGCACAGGTGTCTTGTTTGATGTACCAGAACCTATCATTACCCAGGCCTAATACGCCTAAAAGGATGATACGGTTGATAACAGTGTGTCCAACTAAGACAATGGTCTGGTCAGTATGTCGAGCAGACAGCACATTTACAGCGTGCATGCCACGGGAACGTAATTGCGGCAGTTTTTCTCCACCTGGGATAATCGCTTGATCAGGTTGGTGATACCACGCATGCAGTGCAGCTGGCCATCGGTCTCGCACCTCATCGGGGGTTAACCCTTGCCATTCGCCATAATCAATATCAACCAGGCTCGGGTGAGCTTGCACAGACAAACTTGAGTGTTTGGCAATCACTTCCGCAGTCTTCATCGCTCGTGAGAGAGGGCTGGAGTAAATTGCGCTAGGCTGCCACTCACCGCTGATACGGAGTCCAGTAGACTCAGCTTGTGCAATACCAGTCTCATTCAGCTGCACATCAGCGCGCCCACGAAAGCGCTCGATGCGGTTCCATTCTGTTTGGCCATGGCGGACTAATATAACGCGAGTCATGGGTTGCCTCCTTTTTAGATTTCATTTCAGAAAGTAATCCTTATAAGATTACCCTACTTTCTGATAATAATAATGCTTCTTTCCATTCCTATGGAAACTGCTAGACCAACAGGTAACTTCGGTATGCTCACCCCACCAGCCAGTCTGGCGTGGGAGCGAACCAGATTCTTGCTGAGGTGTTCCTCGACCTTGTGAGCTCAACCCACACCTTTTGTATAACCAAGTGCAGACACACCACACATTGTTTAGCTGCCTGTAGCGGAATTCACATATAACCCTCCCCCTGGAGTTTGCAAGTGGATTTACATGAAAATATTTCGGCGATGATACTTTCACTTGATGGCTATCTTTATGGGAGATACGCAATATAATCATGTGTATGTCCCTCGTCATCTTTGATTTTGATGGTGTGCTTGCCGATACCCTTGCGGATATGCTGCTCTTTGCGCAGGAAGTTTGCGACGAGTTGGGGGTGATACATACAGTGGTTCAAAGAGATTTGAGCGAGCTGGAAGTGATGTCCTTCGCAACCTTTGGCCGGGCATGCGAGATACCTGAAAATTTGGTGGATGAGTTTGTCCGCAAGTGCACGGAGAAGTTTGCCGAGAAGAAGTCGCCGCCCGCGATATTTGACAGGTTGGGGGAGGTGGTGAGAAAACTGGCAGCGAGTCATGTGCTTGCAGTGGTGACAGGGAATTCAGAAAGGAATGTTAGGGTGTTTTTGGAGGAACACGGGCTGGAAGCTTGTGTCCGCGCGGTATATGGGGTGGATATGCCAGGGTCGAAGGTGGAAAAAATTTTGATGGCGAAGAGTCAGTTTGCAGCAGGGGGTGAGGCGGTGTTCATGGTGGGGGATTCTGTGAGCGATGTCAGCCAGGCAAGGGAGGCGGGAGTTAAAAGCATTGCGGTCAGCTGGGGACATCAAAGTGTGGGAAAGCTGGTTGGGGCGCTGCCAGACCACGTTGTCCATGTGCCGGAAGAATTGATCGAAATAACCAAAAGCGTTTAATCCCCGCTGGCGATCTGGGTGGTTTTAAAAATCCTGCATTGAAAGCTAAAAACACATGGTCATTTACCGAATTTCAATTATTGCACCAACCAGGTGCACAATGAAGATCTGTGCTGGCAGGTGATGGTCCATTGTGGCTTTAAATGGGGGCCTGTTTTGCCATGCTCAAAGGGTATCCTGCAGTGTTTTTCTCTTTCAGGAATAACTGGTAAGTGCCATCGCGTTTTTCATTTTGCTCCTGGCTGGCGTGGTCTATTCGTTTTGGCTAGATGATTATGTCTGTAGGATGGCTACAATCTTGCATGTCGTTGCCTGGCTCATGAGCACGGCTCTGGTGGAGGTCTCTGGCGCGATGAGCAACCCGTTGGATGAGTAATGCTCATGGTTCAGGTTGGTCCCTATTCTTACCCGATGTTTAAATCCTTGCATGGACTTTGTAGAATTATTCCGGATCTTGCTCAAAGTATGTTTACGAACAAAGCTTGCGTAAATTAGGTTGTAGTTATAAAAATTATTGAAATTCTAGGTGTTAAGTACGAAAACTTCTTTACTCCAGACTTATCTTAAGGTATCCAGTAATATCTATACGGGGCTGACCCAAAAGTGACTGGAGTCAGCCCCATCCTTATCTGCAGGAATAGGTTGAAATCGTTATAAATTCAAGCCCATCTCACTTAGATTGGTTTTAACCTTATCATACATGCCCTGCCAATGTTTAGTTGGCTGGACGGTGTCTAGGGTATAGACCTGGTCGAATGGCTTTCCAGGGTTACCACCTTCTTGGGTAAAAACGTGCTCGTAATATGGTAAAAGCATGAGCACCCACTGGTTGGCTTCAGCAAGGTCCATCTTCATACGGTGGCCGGTCAGGGCTACTTCAGCCATAAGCCTCGCCTCCAAGCCAGAGCAGTTTGGTAGAGCACCATCGGCTGAGCCACAGCCTTCCAGATGGCAGGCACTGGTGCTGTTGACAATGGCATTCGCGGCGGTCTCGTAAAGCAATTCGCTCGTCCCTGTGCCCGACTTGGGGTAGATGTCAGCAACGATGATGGCAGGTGCATTACGGGCAAAAGCCTGCCCGACCGTACTGATCACCCATAGCACCTCGCGCGTGGAAGTGGCGATATGGCGCACGTGGATGGGGTGCAGGATATGGTAGCCTGCTCTGCAGATGACATTGGCGACCAGGAATGAAGCCACGGTGATAACCGCTGAACCGGGTGGTCCGCCTCCCAACCCACCTACGAGTACACACGCCAGTGAGGCGTTGATCATGCCGTAATCCAATGAATTTACCACTCGTGAGAAGTTGCGGTTATCTATCTTAAGCTCGTTGAGCAAGGGGATCAGGTGTGAATCGCATGGGCGAAGGTAACGGGGCTGCGTGGCAGCCAGGTTGCCAAGCTCAGAGACGCTTGACTGTGCCCCCAGCATGCCCATCCCAGGGCGGCCAATGCGCTCCAGGGCAGTATGCATGATCTGTGACTCGCGGCGAGTGGCAACGATCTCCATCGGGTGGCCAGTGCGAACTGGGTACCCATCCACTTCTGTCAGCGTGCCGCACGTAGCCAGGTCAATTAGGGGCTCCTGCACGTAGGACACCATATTTTGAAGTAAGTATGCCTGTGGGATGGGATTGCCAGGTGGGCCACCGAAGAACATTGGAGCGCGTTCGTCACCTAACTTTCGGGCATAGAGCTTGCGCTCATCTTTTCCTTCTCCCATACTGAGAGTTTGCGGCATGGTGCGGATGCCCTCATCAATCTCTGACTGCGTCAACGGGATAATGCGTTCAGTCGAGCGGCTGAATGCTCCCAGCTCCACAGCCATCTCATAGCCTGCCTGATAGATAGCATCCGTAAGGGTAGAGTCACTGGTAACAACCTGGTTGCGATCCCATTCCAGGCGGTATTTTTTTACCAGGCGACGTGCGGTTAGGGCTACCTTATCCAGGTCCCAGCTTTCTTCGGAAATATATTCACCCTGGTTTGAGCGTTCAAGAATCTCGAGGTAATCAGTCATATTCACCTCACGCAGGTTTCAGCAAGGTACGGACCAGGCTCACGGCCTGGGCTGCGTTTCG belongs to Anaerolineales bacterium and includes:
- the tsaA gene encoding tRNA (N6-threonylcarbamoyladenosine(37)-N6)-methyltransferase TrmO — encoded protein: MDIKYQPIGIIHSPFDSLEDMPIQPTSDISGSGTVEIFPQFIDGLKDLEGFSHVYLLYHFHEIHQSRLIVTPFLDKEPRGIFATRAPSRPNPIGLSLVNLIRLENNLIYVDRLDVLNETPLLDIKPYVPNFEHIQNIRIGWLDRVKRQVKTQKSDTRFK
- a CDS encoding histidine phosphatase family protein, with the translated sequence MTRVILVRHGQTEWNRIERFRGRADVQLNETGIAQAESTGLRISGEWQPSAIYSSPLSRAMKTAEVIAKHSSLSVQAHPSLVDIDYGEWQGLTPDEVRDRWPAALHAWYHQPDQAIIPGGEKLPQLRSRGMHAVNVLSARHTDQTIVLVGHTVINRIILLGVLGLGNDRFWYIKQDTCAINVFEAEMGDFVLVSLNDTCHLHN